From Pseudoalteromonas sp. R3, one genomic window encodes:
- a CDS encoding YfiR family protein: MYLFILCLLTFFSTFSYAKSPEEIRSAFLYQMAKFIDFPEQKNKKTTRFCFYDIKKGPGAVLYSNRTLKIRSKPIEIIEVKKSDSLRELSQQCDITYIDETMEDDILSAWTDTMALSMVTVGESIEFLEGGGIASLVQEGSKIRLYINKQEVTQHNFKVLSRLLAVSKFYPN, encoded by the coding sequence ATGTACCTGTTTATTTTGTGCCTACTTACGTTTTTTTCTACATTTAGTTACGCGAAATCACCCGAGGAAATCCGTTCAGCTTTTTTATATCAAATGGCAAAGTTCATTGATTTTCCAGAGCAAAAAAATAAGAAAACGACTCGTTTTTGTTTTTATGATATCAAAAAAGGTCCAGGCGCTGTTTTATATAGTAATCGTACCTTAAAAATACGTTCAAAGCCGATCGAAATAATCGAAGTGAAAAAGTCTGACTCGTTGCGGGAACTTTCCCAGCAATGTGATATCACATACATTGATGAAACAATGGAAGATGATATACTCTCCGCTTGGACCGATACAATGGCCCTAAGTATGGTAACTGTGGGCGAAAGTATCGAATTTTTGGAAGGGGGTGGGATTGCGTCCTTGGTCCAGGAAGGGAGTAAGATAAGGCTGTATATAAACAAGCAAGAAGTCACTCAGCACAACTTTAAAGTGCTTTCTCGGTTGCTTGCCGTCTCCAAGTTTTATCCTAACTGA
- the arcA gene encoding two-component system response regulator ArcA: MQTPVILIVEDEDVTRLNLVSLFEAEGYKVIEAIDGDDMHEKLTSNDDVNCVIMDINLPGKNGLILARELRQKKNIGLIFLTGRDNDVDRILGLEIGADDYVTKPFNPRELTIRVRNLISRTGSNPEETSIDSNGVITFNGWELDENSRCLTSPTGESKRLPKGEYRALRLMLDSPGRIFSREQLIKHMTGRELRANDRTVDVTIRRIRKHFETDNNTPELISTIHGEGYRFIGKIDSQ, encoded by the coding sequence ATGCAAACGCCAGTCATTCTAATTGTTGAGGATGAAGACGTAACTCGACTGAACCTCGTTAGTTTATTTGAAGCCGAAGGTTATAAGGTAATTGAAGCCATTGATGGCGATGATATGCATGAAAAATTGACATCTAACGATGATGTCAACTGTGTGATCATGGATATTAACCTGCCAGGCAAAAATGGCCTTATCCTGGCCCGTGAGTTACGCCAGAAGAAAAACATCGGTCTAATTTTCTTAACCGGCCGTGACAACGATGTCGACCGTATTCTTGGTCTCGAGATCGGTGCCGACGACTATGTAACTAAACCTTTCAATCCACGCGAACTTACAATTCGCGTACGTAACCTGATCTCTCGCACCGGCTCAAACCCGGAAGAGACCAGCATTGACAGCAATGGTGTCATCACCTTTAATGGCTGGGAACTGGATGAGAATAGCCGCTGCCTGACTTCTCCAACTGGTGAGTCAAAACGCTTACCAAAAGGTGAATACCGTGCGCTGCGCCTGATGCTTGACTCACCAGGTCGTATCTTTAGCCGTGAGCAACTAATTAAGCATATGACGGGCAGAGAGTTGCGTGCAAACGACAGAACAGTTGACGTAACTATCCGTCGCATTCGTAAGCACTTTGAAACCGACAACAACACTCCTGAATTGATCAGCACCATTCATGGTGAAGGCTACCGCTTCATTGGGAAGATCGATAGCCAGTAA
- the arcB gene encoding aerobic respiration two-component sensor histidine kinase ArcB, which produces MLDSSFGTWARILSNLIRNYGDRWAGIVAYAFVLIVSLVLACMFYYVALGEVTLVNVLSVVLFAALTSPLLLSVAIYAMRQLDASKEYLESATQQEKLLNQTLKDNINRLNNEIDERKMALHAKHRAIAELRKEISERRKAEQELAQQSMLLRSIVDSSPDLFYYRDERGVFAGCNKKFEQVIGKTSKQLIGHTVQQVFGEQDIPEVLQTDEHVIETQQSINVDVEYPVANENCWFEMRKLPFINDDGQYIGLLAFGRDITSRKEAEQALETAYKDKGKFIATLSHELRTPLNGIVGLTRMLLDTELTKQQKSWCNTVFSSAETLGNIFNDIIDLDKIDREQLDIATDSINVSDFINDVVNFAGLIAEQKGLEFNIKRTGLLDIYALLDPTRLRQVLWNLINNAVKFTHRGSVTLECRRENREDGPWLSISVIDTGMGIPSDQQERIFDMYYKAPDASGNDAIGSGIGLAVTKALVHAMKGTIHVSSMQGEGSRFDVELPLELCAAPNEQSYAGRSLYILLVEDVPLNAEIATNLLEQRGHEVIWAETGEDALSMVETEDELDLILLDMQLPDINGDEVARQVRSDSHFDELPIVALTANVRSAEQELQGINIQGALAKPINTTKLDKMLAELFGIEANKEKQSSSEAEPLQLSEQEQALLDVETITDFVSSMGIEAFKRSCDLFTRLNPTYCNELDEANQGGDTETYVSVAHKLKGAAGSVGLQNVQLHAKTMELEGTEVSSAQRAEWLVELEVKIREGQTALHSLIAKLAENS; this is translated from the coding sequence ATGCTTGACTCTTCATTTGGGACCTGGGCCCGAATTTTATCAAATTTGATTAGGAACTACGGAGACCGTTGGGCGGGTATTGTCGCCTATGCATTTGTGCTGATCGTGTCTCTGGTGTTGGCGTGCATGTTTTATTACGTTGCACTCGGTGAAGTGACATTGGTCAATGTGTTGTCCGTCGTATTGTTTGCAGCCTTAACCTCGCCATTGCTGCTTTCTGTTGCTATCTATGCAATGCGCCAGCTTGATGCCTCAAAGGAGTATCTGGAATCAGCCACGCAGCAGGAAAAGTTGCTCAATCAGACCCTCAAAGACAATATTAACCGGCTCAATAATGAAATTGATGAGCGGAAAATGGCACTGCATGCCAAACACCGGGCGATAGCAGAGTTACGTAAAGAGATTTCGGAGCGCCGTAAAGCTGAGCAAGAACTGGCGCAACAAAGTATGCTACTACGCAGTATCGTGGATTCTTCCCCCGATCTGTTCTATTACCGAGATGAGCGTGGGGTGTTTGCCGGGTGTAACAAGAAATTCGAACAAGTTATTGGCAAAACCAGCAAACAGCTTATCGGGCATACGGTACAACAGGTGTTTGGTGAACAAGATATTCCTGAGGTACTGCAAACCGATGAGCATGTGATTGAGACCCAGCAATCTATCAATGTAGATGTTGAGTATCCGGTAGCCAATGAAAACTGTTGGTTTGAGATGCGTAAGCTGCCCTTCATAAATGACGATGGGCAATATATCGGATTACTGGCTTTCGGACGTGATATTACCAGCCGTAAAGAAGCAGAGCAGGCGCTTGAGACTGCCTACAAAGACAAAGGGAAATTTATTGCCACATTGAGCCATGAGCTTCGTACGCCGCTCAATGGCATTGTCGGACTGACCCGTATGTTGCTCGACACTGAGCTGACCAAGCAACAAAAGAGCTGGTGTAACACCGTTTTTTCCAGTGCGGAAACTTTGGGTAATATCTTCAATGATATTATTGACCTCGACAAGATAGACAGGGAACAGTTGGATATTGCGACAGACAGCATTAATGTCTCGGACTTTATTAATGATGTAGTGAACTTTGCTGGTCTTATTGCAGAGCAAAAGGGTCTTGAGTTCAACATTAAACGTACTGGTCTGCTGGATATCTATGCTTTATTGGATCCAACCCGACTACGCCAGGTGCTGTGGAACCTGATCAATAATGCAGTAAAATTTACGCACCGCGGTAGTGTTACACTTGAATGTCGCCGTGAAAACCGTGAAGACGGTCCATGGCTGTCGATCAGTGTGATCGATACAGGTATGGGGATCCCATCTGATCAGCAGGAACGGATTTTCGATATGTATTATAAAGCGCCGGATGCCAGTGGCAATGATGCCATTGGTTCGGGCATAGGTTTGGCCGTGACAAAAGCCCTGGTGCATGCCATGAAAGGTACAATTCATGTAAGCAGTATGCAAGGAGAGGGAAGCCGCTTTGATGTTGAGCTGCCGTTGGAGTTGTGTGCCGCACCGAATGAGCAAAGCTATGCAGGGCGCAGCCTCTATATTCTGTTGGTGGAAGATGTGCCGCTAAACGCCGAGATAGCGACAAACTTGCTGGAGCAGCGTGGCCATGAAGTTATCTGGGCTGAAACCGGAGAAGATGCTTTGTCCATGGTTGAAACTGAAGACGAACTGGACCTTATCCTGCTAGACATGCAGCTGCCAGATATTAATGGGGATGAAGTAGCAAGGCAGGTTCGCTCCGATAGCCATTTTGATGAACTTCCCATTGTTGCTCTGACTGCCAATGTCCGCAGTGCAGAACAAGAGCTACAGGGAATAAATATCCAGGGGGCGTTGGCCAAACCAATCAATACGACCAAGCTAGATAAAATGCTTGCGGAGCTGTTTGGTATCGAAGCAAATAAAGAGAAGCAATCTTCATCTGAAGCTGAGCCATTGCAACTGAGCGAGCAGGAGCAAGCTTTACTGGATGTGGAAACCATCACCGACTTTGTTTCTTCTATGGGTATTGAGGCGTTTAAGCGCAGTTGTGATTTGTTTACACGACTGAACCCGACTTACTGTAATGAACTTGATGAGGCTAATCAGGGCGGTGATACCGAGACATACGTTTCCGTTGCACATAAATTAAAAGGCGCGGCAGGGTCAGTAGGACTGCAGAACGTCCAGTTACATGCTAAGACAATGGAACTTGAAGGGACGGAAGTAAGCAGTGCACAACGTGCTGAGTGGTTGGTTGAACTGGAAGTAAAAATAAGAGAAGGGCAAACCGCCCTTCACTCATTAATTGCAAAACTCGCTGAAAACTCGTAA
- the folE2 gene encoding GTP cyclohydrolase FolE2 has protein sequence MPTSMPDIAHSADALQEGKLDWVGMGNIELPLLLSSKGLNDTPVTAKADAFVSLDRKDAKGIHMSRLFLALDELSCEQTLSPGAIRAVLDSFITSHEGLSHSAKVTFNFELPLRRSSLLSGKQGWKNYPVIITATLQDGLFNLELALDVTYSSTCPCSAALARQLIQNAFEQKFAGQSLDHASVHAWLGTTEGILATPHSQRSVTNIKVKLDEHCQEFDILGLVDLVEDELKTPVQAAVKREDEQEFARLNGQNLMFCEDAARKLKALFEQENYQDYYIKINHYESLHAHDAVAYAVKGLKNGYRA, from the coding sequence ATGCCAACTTCAATGCCTGACATTGCACATTCTGCTGACGCCTTACAAGAAGGTAAGCTGGACTGGGTAGGAATGGGAAATATCGAGCTGCCTTTATTGTTATCCAGCAAAGGGTTGAATGACACGCCTGTGACTGCCAAAGCAGACGCGTTTGTCAGCCTGGACAGAAAAGATGCCAAAGGCATTCATATGTCACGACTATTTTTGGCACTTGATGAGTTATCATGTGAACAGACACTATCTCCGGGGGCTATTCGTGCGGTGCTGGACAGTTTTATTACCAGCCACGAAGGCCTGAGCCATAGCGCTAAAGTGACCTTCAATTTTGAACTTCCCTTGCGTCGCTCCTCTTTACTGAGTGGGAAACAAGGGTGGAAAAATTACCCAGTTATTATCACTGCAACTCTGCAGGACGGCCTGTTTAATCTGGAGTTAGCTCTTGATGTTACGTATTCGTCAACCTGTCCCTGCTCGGCCGCTCTGGCTCGTCAGCTGATCCAAAACGCTTTTGAGCAAAAATTTGCCGGTCAGTCTCTCGACCATGCCAGTGTGCATGCCTGGTTAGGTACAACCGAAGGCATTTTAGCTACTCCACACTCACAACGCTCTGTGACCAACATCAAAGTGAAACTGGATGAGCACTGTCAGGAGTTTGACATTCTGGGGTTAGTAGACCTGGTGGAAGATGAATTGAAAACCCCAGTTCAGGCAGCGGTTAAACGCGAAGATGAGCAGGAGTTTGCCCGTCTTAATGGCCAAAACCTGATGTTCTGCGAGGATGCTGCCAGAAAACTCAAAGCCTTGTTTGAGCAGGAAAACTACCAGGATTACTATATAAAAATAAACCATTATGAGTCGCTGCATGCACATGATGCTGTCGCCTATGCAGTCAAAGGACTGAAGAACGGTTATCGCGCCTAA
- a CDS encoding DUF2726 domain-containing protein, whose protein sequence is MELTLLSILALVVIASIVISKYTDTGGNPYPFNRKESVFTTVEASFLQLLERSVGDKFKVVSRVKLIEIIECKPGLSKKARRSAITKAQNKQLDYVLVDKETLNIVAAVDLVNNANKNGHKAQKDWFVSGALESAGIPHIRMKVKSGYKSAEVRAAILFKLGKKPEPQSKPRNRNYKPAVLSPSQAKAAATQLAEI, encoded by the coding sequence ATGGAACTAACATTACTATCTATTCTTGCGCTGGTCGTTATTGCTTCCATTGTTATTTCAAAGTATACGGATACCGGTGGTAATCCCTATCCGTTTAATCGAAAAGAGTCTGTATTTACAACAGTAGAGGCCTCTTTCCTGCAGCTGTTAGAGCGTTCAGTGGGTGACAAGTTTAAGGTTGTGAGCCGGGTCAAACTGATTGAGATCATCGAGTGCAAACCTGGCTTGTCTAAAAAGGCGCGTCGTTCAGCCATCACTAAAGCACAAAATAAACAGCTAGATTACGTATTGGTTGATAAAGAAACCCTGAATATTGTTGCCGCAGTCGATTTGGTTAACAACGCCAACAAGAACGGCCACAAAGCGCAGAAAGACTGGTTTGTCAGTGGCGCTCTGGAATCTGCCGGCATACCGCACATTCGCATGAAGGTCAAAAGTGGTTATAAAAGTGCAGAAGTGCGTGCTGCAATTCTGTTCAAACTGGGTAAAAAGCCAGAACCACAAAGCAAGCCGCGCAATCGCAATTACAAGCCTGCGGTACTCTCGCCCTCTCAGGCCAAGGCCGCAGCCACTCAGTTAGCCGAGATATAG
- the mtnN gene encoding 5'-methylthioadenosine/S-adenosylhomocysteine nucleosidase gives MKVGIIGAMEQEVTILRGAMKNTQTATKGGFTFYHGELGGHEVTLVQSGIGKVAATVATTLLIDNYAPDCVINTGSAGGFDPELNVGDVVISSEVKHHDVDVTAFGYELGQVPQMPAGYSAHAALVDAAQQSVGELTGIQTKVGLICTGDSFMCDPVRIDKTRQDFPEMLAVEMEGAAIAQACHVLNTPFVVIRSLSDIAGKESPQSFEAYLEIASVNSSKLVTALLAKLDQVSL, from the coding sequence ATGAAAGTAGGCATTATTGGCGCCATGGAACAGGAAGTCACTATCCTGCGTGGCGCAATGAAAAACACACAAACCGCAACCAAGGGCGGGTTTACCTTTTACCATGGTGAACTAGGTGGTCATGAAGTCACGCTGGTTCAGTCTGGTATCGGTAAAGTCGCAGCGACCGTTGCTACCACTTTGCTTATCGACAACTATGCGCCTGATTGCGTGATCAACACAGGCTCTGCCGGTGGCTTCGACCCCGAACTCAATGTCGGTGATGTGGTGATCTCTTCAGAAGTGAAACATCACGATGTAGACGTTACCGCATTTGGCTATGAACTGGGTCAGGTCCCGCAAATGCCAGCAGGCTATAGCGCACACGCAGCCCTGGTTGATGCCGCTCAGCAAAGTGTCGGTGAATTGACAGGTATTCAGACTAAAGTTGGTCTAATCTGTACAGGCGACTCCTTCATGTGCGATCCCGTACGTATCGACAAAACGCGTCAGGACTTCCCTGAGATGCTTGCCGTTGAAATGGAAGGCGCAGCAATCGCGCAAGCTTGCCATGTGTTAAACACCCCTTTTGTTGTGATCCGTTCATTGTCTGATATCGCAGGCAAAGAATCGCCGCAGTCGTTCGAAGCTTATCTGGAAATTGCCTCAGTAAACTCCTCAAAGCTGGTTACTGCTCTGCTGGCTAAGCTGGATCAGGTTTCGCTTTAA
- a CDS encoding cobalamin biosynthesis protein, whose protein sequence is MLTDQLQAHTGLLIFLLATLSAIGFRTSSLYHPNVLMTLLFANLAQKVYRPKAAAGYQLLSGSLAFVLPILTTLILLATLGYLSFYPQWLGGLVLFLCLDIQHERRAKRIAILVKQQQKAAARQLLSAMVKRDVEKLSAMGICKACLDSLALRGIRHFYVVIVFYLIGGPLLALSYKLMLMCDQAWRSKMQPDTSFMKPLQVCLMVFEWLPVRTLVLMMALTQNLSKTLHYLRHYGQFYRPGNSGWILTLFSASLNTQLAGPRFYQQQRFDNMRIGSDTPPEPETIALMLKLLATMRWFFLCALCLCWLTVNILTH, encoded by the coding sequence GTGTTAACTGACCAATTGCAAGCCCATACGGGCTTGCTGATATTTCTACTGGCTACACTCAGCGCAATAGGATTCAGAACCTCCAGTCTGTATCATCCCAACGTGCTCATGACCTTGCTGTTTGCGAATCTCGCACAGAAAGTCTACCGACCAAAAGCAGCAGCAGGTTATCAGTTGCTATCCGGTAGTCTCGCATTTGTATTGCCAATCCTGACCACTTTGATCTTACTCGCAACACTCGGCTATTTATCTTTCTATCCCCAGTGGCTTGGCGGCCTGGTACTGTTTCTTTGTCTTGATATCCAGCATGAGCGCCGTGCAAAGCGTATTGCCATTTTAGTAAAGCAACAACAAAAGGCCGCCGCGCGCCAGTTGCTAAGTGCTATGGTCAAACGAGATGTCGAAAAACTCTCTGCCATGGGCATTTGCAAGGCTTGCCTGGATAGTCTGGCACTGCGGGGGATCAGACACTTTTATGTGGTGATTGTCTTCTATCTCATTGGTGGACCTTTACTGGCCCTGAGCTATAAACTGATGCTAATGTGTGATCAGGCATGGCGCAGCAAGATGCAACCGGATACTTCGTTTATGAAACCTCTGCAAGTGTGTTTGATGGTATTTGAATGGTTACCCGTAAGAACATTAGTCCTGATGATGGCACTGACACAAAACCTGAGTAAAACACTCCATTACCTCAGGCATTATGGCCAGTTTTACCGGCCCGGTAACTCAGGCTGGATTTTAACGTTATTCTCGGCGAGTCTGAACACACAACTGGCAGGACCCCGCTTTTATCAGCAACAGCGCTTTGACAATATGCGCATTGGCAGCGATACCCCGCCTGAACCCGAGACCATAGCACTGATGCTGAAGTTACTGGCGACCATGCGCTGGTTTTTCCTCTGCGCACTGTGTTTATGCTGGTTGACCGTTAATATTCTGACTCATTAA
- the tyrS gene encoding tyrosine--tRNA ligase — translation MDIETALAEIKRGAEEILIEEDLKERLKSGKKLRIKAGFDPTAPDLHLGHTVLINKLKTFQDLGHEVIFLIGDFTGMIGDPTGKNVTRKPLTRDDVLANAETYKEQVFKILDPAKTTVAFNSEWMEKLGSAGMIKLAARQTVARMLERDDFKKRYAGGQSIAIHEFLYPLVQGWDSVALEADVELGGTDQRFNLLMGRELQKEEGQKPQTVLMMPLLEGTDGVQKMSKSLGNYIGITDAPNDMFGKVMSISDELMWRYYELLSAKSLEEIAGLKEEVAGGRNPRDIKIEFAKEMIARFHSEADAEAAHQDFIKRFQKNALPDDIPEVTITIAESATFITNVLKEAGLVASTSEAMRMIKQGAVKLNGEEKVTDSKLSVEKGSTAIYQVGKRKFAKISVE, via the coding sequence GTGGACATAGAAACGGCACTGGCAGAGATAAAGCGTGGTGCTGAAGAGATTCTGATTGAAGAAGATTTAAAGGAAAGACTGAAATCTGGTAAAAAGTTGCGGATCAAAGCCGGATTTGATCCAACAGCGCCAGATCTACACCTGGGCCATACTGTCCTTATCAACAAGCTAAAAACTTTCCAAGACTTAGGTCATGAGGTCATTTTCCTGATCGGTGATTTCACTGGCATGATTGGCGATCCGACTGGTAAAAATGTCACGCGCAAGCCGCTTACACGTGACGATGTTCTGGCTAATGCTGAAACTTATAAAGAGCAAGTATTTAAGATCCTGGATCCAGCTAAAACCACCGTGGCGTTCAATTCCGAGTGGATGGAAAAATTAGGCAGTGCGGGCATGATCAAGCTTGCAGCACGTCAAACGGTTGCCCGTATGCTGGAACGTGATGATTTCAAAAAGCGTTATGCTGGCGGTCAGTCAATTGCCATCCATGAGTTCCTTTACCCTCTGGTTCAGGGGTGGGACTCCGTAGCGCTGGAAGCGGATGTTGAGCTGGGTGGTACCGATCAACGCTTTAACCTGCTGATGGGCAGGGAGTTACAAAAAGAAGAAGGTCAGAAGCCGCAGACCGTGCTGATGATGCCACTGCTTGAAGGTACCGACGGTGTGCAGAAGATGTCTAAGTCTTTGGGTAACTACATTGGTATCACAGATGCACCAAACGATATGTTTGGTAAAGTGATGTCGATTTCTGATGAGCTGATGTGGCGCTACTATGAGTTACTTAGTGCTAAATCTCTGGAAGAGATTGCTGGTCTGAAAGAAGAAGTGGCAGGTGGTCGCAACCCTCGAGACATTAAAATCGAGTTTGCCAAAGAAATGATCGCACGTTTCCACAGCGAAGCGGATGCTGAGGCGGCGCATCAGGACTTTATCAAACGCTTCCAGAAAAATGCATTGCCAGATGATATCCCTGAAGTGACCATTACCATCGCGGAATCGGCGACTTTTATTACCAATGTATTGAAAGAAGCAGGTCTGGTAGCCAGTACTTCAGAAGCCATGCGCATGATCAAACAAGGCGCGGTTAAACTCAATGGTGAAGAGAAAGTCACTGACTCTAAACTGAGTGTGGAAAAAGGCTCAACTGCGATTTATCAGGTTGGTAAACGTAAATTCGCCAAAATCAGCGTTGAATAA
- a CDS encoding peptidoglycan DD-metalloendopeptidase family protein — MVHAVHKLPKKHKLLILGLLSAMVAIALIPSEKATASRDHDKSALEVGKRYELPLNVGEQQSELTELSEAPANIAEPVVPEATQYDFKDHQVRNGDSLAVIFKRAGYSAQTLHKLVNTNAETRKLTKIHPGEVLSFASDEQGELLQLKYVLSKTDTLLISRTDEGNYATRIESKEIETVEKSAGGEIKSSFWTAGITAGLSERQIMNFAHIFGWDVDFANDIRKGDRFTLIYESHFVDGEEIGTGKIIAAEFINQGERYTAVRHSDGDFYTPEGRSMKKAFLRAPVDFKYISSNFNPRRLHPVTGRVSAHRGIDYAARTGTPVVSAGNGKVIKSGYNRLNGNYVFIQHGSQYVTKYLHLHKRHVKQGQKVKQGQKIGTVGATGRVTGAHLHYEFLVNGVHRNPRTVKLPKSQPLPAAELTTFKPLAQQMLAKLERNRELMLALNN, encoded by the coding sequence ATGGTACATGCAGTGCACAAACTCCCAAAAAAACACAAGTTGCTGATCCTGGGCTTGCTGTCAGCAATGGTCGCTATTGCACTCATCCCATCTGAGAAGGCAACAGCCTCCCGAGATCACGACAAAAGCGCGCTCGAAGTTGGCAAAAGATATGAGCTGCCACTCAACGTCGGTGAGCAACAATCAGAGCTCACTGAGCTCAGCGAAGCGCCTGCAAACATAGCGGAACCGGTTGTCCCGGAAGCTACCCAATACGACTTCAAAGACCACCAGGTACGCAACGGCGATAGTCTGGCTGTCATTTTCAAACGTGCCGGCTATTCGGCACAGACACTTCATAAGCTCGTCAATACCAACGCAGAAACACGCAAGCTGACCAAAATACACCCAGGTGAGGTGCTTAGTTTTGCTAGCGATGAGCAAGGTGAATTGCTGCAGCTTAAATATGTGTTGTCCAAAACAGACACTCTGTTGATAAGCCGGACCGATGAAGGTAATTACGCTACACGCATAGAAAGCAAAGAAATTGAAACGGTCGAAAAATCCGCAGGTGGTGAGATCAAGTCCAGTTTTTGGACTGCGGGGATTACCGCGGGCTTATCGGAACGCCAGATCATGAACTTTGCCCATATCTTCGGTTGGGATGTCGACTTCGCCAATGATATTCGCAAAGGCGATCGTTTTACACTGATATATGAGTCGCACTTTGTTGACGGTGAAGAGATTGGTACGGGTAAAATTATCGCTGCTGAATTCATCAACCAGGGAGAGCGTTATACAGCAGTTCGCCACTCTGACGGTGACTTTTATACCCCTGAAGGGCGCAGCATGAAAAAAGCTTTCCTGCGTGCTCCGGTTGATTTCAAATATATAAGCTCTAATTTCAACCCGCGTCGCTTGCATCCGGTCACCGGTCGCGTATCGGCCCACCGCGGTATTGACTATGCCGCCAGAACAGGCACTCCAGTGGTGTCGGCTGGTAATGGTAAAGTCATAAAATCTGGCTACAACCGTCTGAATGGTAATTATGTGTTTATTCAGCACGGTAGCCAGTATGTGACTAAATACCTGCACTTACATAAGCGTCACGTAAAACAAGGTCAGAAGGTTAAACAGGGCCAGAAGATTGGTACCGTTGGTGCTACCGGCCGCGTTACTGGTGCCCACCTTCACTATGAATTCTTGGTAAATGGCGTACATCGTAATCCGCGTACGGTTAAGCTGCCAAAATCACAGCCATTACCAGCAGCTGAACTGACAACCTTTAAGCCTCTGGCGCAACAAATGTTGGCTAAGCTGGAGCGAAATCGCGAGCTGATGCTGGCTCTGAATAATTAA
- the radA gene encoding DNA repair protein RadA, with the protein MGKKKTAFVCSDCGAEFARWQGQCSECKAWNTITEFRVPSVKAAPRAGTMAGYAGVVEAKVQTLDEVNLESLPRFTTGFKEFDRVLGGGVVPGSAILIGGEPGAGKSTLLLQTMCLLAETMSTLYVTGEESLQQVAMRAKRLGLPTNKLRTLAETNVESICQLALREKPAIMVIDSIQVMHMSDVQSAPGSVSQVRESAAYLTRFAKQNQVAIIMVGHVTKDGSLAGPKVLEHCIDCSILLEGSSDSRFRTLRGNKNRFGAVNELGVFAMTGQGLKEVSNPSAIFLNRGEEQTPGSLVMVIWEGTRPLLVEVQALVDYSQLANPRRVTVGLEQNRLAMLLAVLHRHGGLQVADQDVFVNVVGGVKVSETSADLALIAALVSSFKNHALERQMVVFGEVGLGGEIRPVPSGQERLREAAKHGFKRAIVPIANKPKDAIEGMEVVAVASLSDALEALF; encoded by the coding sequence ATGGGAAAAAAGAAAACCGCATTTGTCTGTAGTGATTGTGGAGCGGAATTTGCTCGATGGCAAGGGCAATGTTCTGAATGTAAAGCCTGGAATACGATTACTGAGTTCAGAGTCCCTTCTGTAAAAGCGGCTCCACGGGCCGGAACTATGGCTGGGTATGCCGGTGTCGTCGAAGCTAAAGTTCAGACGCTGGATGAAGTCAACCTCGAATCTTTGCCAAGATTTACTACTGGATTCAAAGAGTTCGACCGTGTGCTCGGTGGTGGGGTGGTGCCTGGTAGCGCCATTTTGATTGGTGGAGAACCCGGTGCCGGTAAGAGTACTTTGCTGTTGCAGACCATGTGTTTGCTTGCCGAGACTATGTCTACCCTATATGTAACGGGTGAAGAGTCTTTGCAGCAGGTTGCGATGCGGGCCAAACGCCTTGGCCTGCCAACCAACAAACTACGTACCCTGGCCGAAACAAACGTTGAGAGCATTTGCCAGCTGGCATTGCGTGAAAAGCCGGCCATTATGGTCATTGACTCCATTCAGGTGATGCACATGAGTGATGTGCAGTCCGCACCGGGCAGTGTTTCTCAGGTGCGAGAAAGCGCCGCTTACCTGACCCGTTTTGCCAAGCAAAACCAGGTTGCCATTATTATGGTCGGCCATGTGACCAAAGATGGATCTCTGGCTGGACCTAAAGTGCTGGAACATTGTATCGACTGCTCCATTTTGCTTGAAGGCAGTAGCGACAGTCGTTTCAGAACTTTGCGTGGTAACAAGAATCGATTCGGTGCTGTCAATGAGCTTGGGGTCTTTGCAATGACAGGTCAGGGGTTAAAAGAAGTCAGTAACCCTTCTGCTATTTTCCTCAATCGCGGAGAAGAGCAAACTCCAGGTTCTCTGGTGATGGTGATCTGGGAAGGTACTCGGCCATTGCTGGTGGAAGTGCAGGCGCTGGTGGATTACTCCCAACTGGCCAATCCGCGACGCGTGACGGTCGGCCTGGAGCAAAATCGATTGGCAATGCTGTTAGCCGTACTGCATCGTCACGGTGGTTTGCAGGTAGCGGATCAGGATGTGTTTGTGAACGTGGTGGGTGGGGTTAAGGTATCTGAAACCAGTGCTGACCTGGCATTAATAGCGGCGTTGGTGTCCAGCTTTAAAAATCATGCGCTGGAGCGCCAGATGGTGGTGTTCGGCGAAGTTGGCCTTGGTGGAGAGATCCGCCCGGTACCCAGTGGCCAGGAAAGGCTGCGCGAAGCCGCGAAACATGGTTTCAAACGTGCTATTGTACCCATCGCAAATAAACCAAAGGACGCCATTGAGGGCATGGAGGTCGTTGCCGTTGCCAGCCTCAGTGATGCACTTGAAGCCTTGTTTTAA